One stretch of Anolis carolinensis isolate JA03-04 chromosome 3, rAnoCar3.1.pri, whole genome shotgun sequence DNA includes these proteins:
- the LOC103278195 gene encoding olfactory receptor 6B9 has product MNSTNQTPSDESNFIQILVTAKAGLYFVNFIFITAMGILIIKTVRQNSNMKKEIRYILLCHHLLCSSLSCCFGTMLNAVQNAKVQTFWIWIIFGVQTAVGESVLITLALMALNTCFAVCQPLRYFALVHSFKNKVMVSIWVVTMLKALCLILVERTEKNPMDIYKAEASCPTILGGNFATISGIILISLLAATIIISYFFLCREGKIAGHFNNSNKKARKTIIIHALQMSFHILPPLIITAIGKEAKHTNIRFGAFVVFCFAQSFSPIVYGLRNKELKDKMCIRQDRCQYSNYSVNNNNIPPEVFITECSADRNAICQCTSEGPQRQ; this is encoded by the coding sequence ATGAATTCAACAAACCAGACTCCAAGCGATGAGAGCAATTTCATACAGATATTAGTAACTGCGAAAGCAGGCCTGTATTTTGTTAATTTCATCTTCATTACTGCCATGggtatattaataataaagacTGTGAGACAAAACTCTAACATGAAGAAAGAAATTAGATACATTCTCCTATGCCACCATCTCCTCTGTTCATCATTATCTTGTTGCTTTGGCACAATGTTGAACGCAGTGCAGAATGCCAAAGTGCAGACATTCTGGATATGGATAATCTTTGGAGTACAAACAGCCGTCGGAGAATCAGTCCTCATAACTTTGGCTCTCATGGCTCTTAACACTTGTTTTGCAGTTTGCCAGCCTTTGAGATACTTTGCGTTGGTGCACTCATTCAAAAACAAAGTTATGGTTTCCATTTGGGTTGTGACAATGCTCAAAGCTTTATGCTTGATACTGGTGGAACGTACAGAGAAGAATCCAATGGACATATACAAAGCAGAGGCGTCTTGCCCAACTATCCTGGGTGGTAATTTTGCTACAATATCTGGAATTATTCTAATTTCACTTCTTGCAGCCACCATAATAATAAGTTACTTCTTCCTATGTAGAGAAGGAAAGATCGCCGGTCATTTTAATAATTCTAATAAGAAAGCTAGAAAAACAATAATTATTCATGCTTTACAAATGAGCTTTCATATTCTTCCCCCTTTAATCATCACAGCTATTGGAAAAGaagcaaaacacacaaacataagATTTGgtgcttttgttgttttctgcTTTGCACAAAGCTTCAGCCCTATAGTTTATGGGCTGCGTAACAAAGAACTGAAGGACAAAATGTGTATCAGACAGGATCGATGTCAATATAGTAACTATTCAGTCAATAACAATAACATCCCACCAGAGGTTTTCATCACTGAATGTTCAGCAGACAGAAATGCCATTTGTCAGTGTACTTCAGAAGGGCCTCAAAGGCAATGA